A genome region from Hevea brasiliensis isolate MT/VB/25A 57/8 chromosome 9, ASM3005281v1, whole genome shotgun sequence includes the following:
- the LOC110645185 gene encoding uncharacterized protein LOC110645185 isoform X2 gives MREGLPSRVQLLAKTDESESSPCQATVKMEVGSTEEKGFKSTDGNSPKLIGSTAEEDVLVSVSKEETEMNQIDGSSYGECGTGRDTGEDIVVECSNNLWKRSRIDDEGESEDDSVKKQRVKDDAVDGELQVVGRVLRSGSTVKSDGGQKDEGGQSNDGFVGKKTRRGAFEEKRAKVQKEESGYFDGRDSYQSGSMKGKKLVRKRGRPPKSLKCEFQEKWSDVIKEDIEQSAGRKGVKRLKIQRGRPPKALENYESEKKWGDVEKEGIGLSASQASCQRKRRGRPPKAQGSDLSEKKRVELEEEEVNQSAGDESEMRKNLKHKFGRPPKARDKDGCEKKWGEVEKEGIGLSANHQTKNEDIEKFKSRRGRPPKAQGSDLSKKKGVEVEEEECDQSAGEMIEQPNNEVRENSKLKRGGQSKAQKSDGSVIKMVEVANEESEQPACKEGDESYGKVRKKLELNRGRPSKVNKSKKVHALRKNKLVKHNAHVMNHNVGNNSSLSGKGFGKEYNMKLLPDKKINCSNDENEGGKTKHKAGEMGHRRLQRQAVRDKIVELLLGAGWEIQYRPRNGTEYKDAVYVNPEGRTHWSVTLAYRVLKKHYEDGEGNSNTCKSDFKFTPIPDEELSILTKVINKERSDKNKKKKKWNQEKVEGEKTTEVVTKRKKWKLHKRKLGALAGVSSKKLKGRTKLKSTHRRQNDSACTPDQGAAVSVRDPKRLETHGRKRCALKARNSQEGTKSESDGYVLYNGKRTVLAWMIDLGTVLLYEKVQYLKRRKTGAVLRGRITTDGIQCDCCSKTFTIAEFEAHAGGKSCQPFKNIYLETGSSLFQCQLDSWLKQDESSLKGFHFVDIDGEDPNDDTCGICGDGGNLICCDGCPSTFHQSCLEIKFPSGLWHCIFCLCKFCGMASRNTYQRDDNNASPSLALLTCCLCEDKYHQPCAHAKDAISDDPDSLEFCGKKCKELYNRLQVLFGVKQELDEGFSWTFLRRFDIGPDVSLSGMPQKVECNSKLAVALHVMDECFLPMVDHRSGVNLIRNIVYNFGSNFNRLNYSGFFTAILEREDEIIAAASIRIHGNYLAEMPFIGTRYMYRRQGMCRRLLCAIEMALYSLNVEKLVIPAVSELRETWTSVFGFKPLEGVSKKILRNMNMLVFPGVDMLQKPLQGLESAELGELHTMEDMTNNFVGKSSAGFDLKGSTETGMPHSCNMINELAAVEPVSLLTDGCLNDTSEAAIQSANTTKCHELGVNSDNLDGRIESIVEPHDSSNDIDEQCGNEIVNNSDERYSAGFHLKGSSETSLPHANSIIGESAVVESGSLLPDGCFNDTSEVGIQSANTTKCHESGLTSDNLDGGNKSIVEPHDSSHDIDEQCGNEMINNSEGRYSTGFDLKGSSYTSKITGEPAAASLFLDGCLNNTSDISIQGVNNTKCCVQSTLTSDILEGGNANIVNPLDSLCNAGKKTEDEMINNCDGSDSGGFDLAGSSVSYVACSGNVIGEPAAAESGRLAATLSEPSNLTIQDRNKIKCHDQSVTISNNLDGRNENIVSPPDSVCDAYEQVAKITVQQNSLPASIILPIDNALQELHVQLNVHNASKMESKLPVVSHIGSEAANCLQEFPCASSGSTEIVCCEVKIEVSNVEHNLDSVGEYFMHANAQIISSKSQDLASEHGVKDLDDNAVLHESKTSNISCDIVKSTSSEAHQRAQDALNEHFASLPVEQNTDNSNCDDLCHVTASDINVKPIMHGCMNNALRMSREIASSSCGDGFYELKDVSATTQSDALSLDGGLISDKAYVNTKLLKPPSSDSESMCSSSSASGVAFHCASGGGNSCDTSEVIILSNQAS, from the exons ATGAGAGAGGGCTTGCCATCCAGAGTTCAATTGTTGGCGAAAACCGACGAAAGTGAGTCGTCGCCGTGCCAAGCAACGGTTAAAATGGAAGTAGGCAGTACTGAAGAAAAGGGCTTCAAATCGACTGATGGGAACTCCCCAAAATTGATTGGTTCTACGGCTGAAGAAGACGTATTAGTTTCTGTCTCAAAAGAAGAAACAGAGATGAATCAGATTGATGGGTCAAGTTATGGGGAATGTGGTACTGGGAGAGATACTGGTGAAGATATCGTTGTTGAGTGTTCCAATAATTTGTGGAAAAGAAGTAGAATAGATGATGAGGGAGAGAGTGAAGATGATAGTGTCAAAAAACAGAGGGTGAAGGATGATGCAGTGGATGGTGAATTGCAGGTTGTTGGTAGGGTGCTGCGGTCAGGGTCTACAGTGAAATCTGATGGTGGGCAAAAAGATGAAGGGGGACAAAGTAATGATGGTTTTGTTGGGAAAAAGACCAGGAGAGGTGCTTTTGAGGAGAAGAGGGCCAAGGTGCAAAAAGAAGAGAGTGGTTATTTTGATGGCAGGGACAGTTATCAGTCAGGTAGTATGAAGGGGAAAAAATTAGTACGCAAGCGAGGGAGGCCTCCCAAGTCTTTGAAGTGTGAGTTTCAGGAAAAATGGAGTGATGTGATAAAGGAAGATATTGAACAATCTGCTGGTCGAAAGGGTGTGAAAAGATTAAAGATTCAGCGTGGACGGCCTCCCAAGGCACTGGAGAATTATGAGTCTGAGAAAAAGTGGGGTGACGTGGAAAAGGAAGGGATTGGTTTATCTGCTAGTCAAGCTAGCTGTCAAAGGAAAAGGCGTGGGAGACCACCCAAGGCTCAGGGAAGTGATCTGTCTGAGAAGAAAAGGGTTGAGTTGGAAGAGGAAGAGGTTAATCAATCTGCTGGTGACGAGAGTGAAATGAGGAAAAACTTAAAGCATAAGTTTGGGAGGCCTCCCAAGGCTCGGGATAAAGATGGGTGTGAGAAAAAGTGGGGTGAGGTGGAAAAGGAAGGGATTGGTTTATCTGCTAATCATCAGACAAAGAATGAAGACATTGAAAAATTTAAGTCTAGGCGTGGGAGACCGCCCAAGGCTCAAGGGAGTGATCTTTCTAAGAAGAAAGGGGTTGAGGTGGAAGAGGAGGAGTGTGATCAATCTGCCGGTGAAATGATTGAACAGCCAAATAATGAAGTGAGGGAAAACTCAAAGCTTAAGCGTGGGGGACAGTCAAAGGCACAGAAGAGTGATGGATCTGTAATAAAGATGGTTGAAGTGGCAAATGAAGAGTCTGAACAACCTGCTTGTAAAGAGGGTGATGAATCTTATGGTAAAGTGAGGAAGAAGCTGGAGCTTAATCGTGGGAGGCCCTCCAAGGTGAACAAGAGTAAAAAGGTGCATGCGCTGAGGAAAAACAAGTTGGTAAAACATAATGCACATGTTATGAATCACAATGTTGGGAATAATAGTTCATTGTCAGGAAAGGGATTTGGGAAGGAATACAACATGAAATTACTGCCAGATAAGAAGATTAACTGCAGCAATGATGAGAATGAAGGAGGGAAAACTAAACACAAGGCAGGGGAAATGGGACACAGGAGATTACAAAGACAGGCAGTGAGAGATAAAATTGTGGAATTGCTTTTGGGTGCTGGTTGGGAAATTCAATATAGGCCAAGGAATGGTACAGAATACAAGGATGCAGTGTATGTTAATCCTGAAGGAAGGACTCACTGGTCAGTCACCTTGGCATATCGTGTGCTTAAGAAGCATTATGAAGATGGTGAAGGCAATTCAAATACTTGTAAATCTGATTTCAAATTTACGCCAATACCTGATGAGGAACTTAGCATTTTAACTAAAGTAATTAACAAGGAACGGTcagacaaaaataaaaagaaaaagaaatggaaCCAAGAGAAGGTTGAGGGTGAGAAAACAACTGAAGTAGTCACTAAAAGGAAAAAGTGGAAACTGCACAAAAGAAAACTGGGTGCTTTGGCTGGTGTCAGCTCTAAGAAGTTGAAGGGGAGAACAAAACTGAAATCCACGCATCGCAGACAGAACGATTCAGCCTGTACACCAGACCAGGGAGCAGCAGTGTCTGTCAGGGATCCTAAGCGACTTGAAACACACGGCAGAAAGCGATGTGCTCTGAAGGCTCGAAATTCTCAAGAGGGCACAAAATCTGAAAGTGATGGATATGTGCTGTATAATGGGAAGCGAACTGTGCTTGCCTGGATGATTGATCTGGGCACTGTGCTACTATATGAGAAGGTGCAGTACTTGAAACGCAGGAAAACAGGAGCTGTGTTGAGGGGTAGGATTACAACAGATGGCATTCAGTGTGACTGCTGTAGTAAAACttttacaattgcagaatttgagGCTCATGCAGGTGGCAAATCATGTCAGCCattcaaaaatatatatttagAGACTGGGTCTTCACTCTTTCAGTGCCAGCTAGATTCATGGCTTAAACAAGATGAGTCTTCGCTTAAAGGTTTCCATTTTGTTGATATTGATGGTGAAGATCCTAATGATGATACGTGTGGGATTTGTGGAGATGGTGGGAACCTTATTTGTTGTGATGGTTGTCCATCAACATTCCACCAAAGTTGCCTAGAGATAAAA TTCCCTTCAGGGCTTTGGCACTGCATATTTTGTTTGTGCAAATTTTGTGGGATGGCCAGCAGGAATACATACCAGAGAGATGATAATAATGCTTCTCCATCACTTGCATTGCTTACATGTTGTTTATGTGAGGATAAAT ACCACCAACCCTGTGCCCATGCTAAGGATGCTATAAGTGATGATCCTGATAGTTTGGAATTTTGTGGAAAGAAATGCAAAGAG TTATACAATAGACTGCAGGTGCTTTTTGGGGTAAAACAAGAACTGGATGAAGGATTTTCATGGACTTTCCTTCGTCGATTTGACATTGGCCCTGATGTTTCTCTCAGTGGAATGCCTCAGAAAGTTGAATGCAATTCAAAGTTGGCTGTTGCATTGCATGTAATGGATGAGTGCTTTTTGCCCATGGTTGACCATAGAAGTGGGGTCAATCTGATTCGCAATATTGTCTATAATTTTGG GTCCAATTTTAACCGATTGAACTATAGTGGTTTCTTTACTGCAATCCTAGAGAGGGAGGATGAAATAATTGCTGCCGCATCAATTAG GATTCATGGGAATTATTTAGCAGAGATGCCATTCATTGGGACCCGCTACATGTATAGGCGTCAAGGAATGTGCCGCCGGCTTCTATGTGCAATTGAAATG GCCCTGTACTCtttaaatgttgagaaattggtCATACCTGCTGTCTCTGAGCTAAGGGAAACATGGACTTCAGTCTTTGGTTTCAAGCCCCTTGAAGGGGTAAGCAAGAAAATTCTAAGGAATATGAATATGTTGGTGTTCCCTGGTGTTGATATGTTACAGAAACCATTGCAAG GGTTAGAGTCTGCTGAACTTGGGGAACTTCATACCATGGAAGATATGACAAATAATTTTGTTGGAAAATCTTCTGCAGGATTTGATTTGAAAGGTTCTACTGAGACTGGTATGCCTCATTCATGCAACATGATAAATGAACTTGCTGCTGTTGAACCTGTTTCACTTCTTACTGATGGCTGCTTGAATGATACATCTGAAGCTGCAATCCAGAGTGCTAATACTACAAAATGCCATGAGTTAGGTGTGAATTCTGATAATCTGGATGGAAGAATTGAAAGTATTGTGGAACCCCATGATTCTTCCAATGATATTGATGAACAATGTGGAAATGAGATAGTAAACAATTCTGATGAGAGATATTCAGCTGGATTTCATTTGAAAGGTTCTAGTGAGACTAGTTTACCTCATGCCAATAGCATAATTGGTGAATCTGCTGTTGTTGAATCTGGTTCACTTCTTCCTGATGGTTGCTTCAATGATACATCTGAAGTTGGAATCCAGAGTGCTAACACTACAAAATGCCATGAGTCAGGTTTGACTTCTGATAATCTAGATGGTGGAAATAAAAGTATTGTGGAACCCCATGATTCTTCACATGATATTGATGAACAATGTGGAAATGAGATGATAAACAATTCTGAGGGGAGATATTCAACTGGATTTGATTTGAAAGGTTCTAGTTATACCAGCAAAATAACTGGTGAACCTGCCGCAGCTTCCCTATTTCTTGATGGCTGCTTGAATAATACATCTGACATCTCAATTCAGGGTGTGAATAATACAAAATGCTGTGTTCAGTCAACATTGACTTCAGATATTCTGGAGGGGGGAAATGCAAATATTGTGAACCCTCTTGATTCTCTGTGCAATGCTGGTAAAAAAACTGAAGATGAGATGATAAATAATTGTGATGGGAGTGATTCAGGTGGATTTGATTTGGCAGGTTCCAGTGTGTCTTATGTAGCTTGTTCTGGTAATGTAATTGGTGAACCTGCCGCAGCTGAATCTGGTCGACTTGCTGCTACCTTGAGTGAGCCATCTAACCTCACAATTCAGGACaggaataaaataaaatgccatGATCAATCTGTTACGATTTCTAATAATCTGGACGGGAGAAATGAAAATATTGTGAGCCCTCCTGATTCTGTATGTGATGCTTATGAACAAGTGGCAAAGATTACTGTACAACAGAATTCTTTGCCTGCTTCCATCATTCTGCCCATTGACAATGCATTACAAGAATTGCATGTGCAGTTGAACGTGCATAATGCATCAAAGATGGAAAGTAAATTGCCTGTGGTATCTCATATTGGATCTGAAGCTGCTAATTGCTTACAAGAGTTTCCATGTGCTTCAAGTGGTAGTACTGAAATTGTTTGTTGTGAAGTGAAAATAGAGGTTAGCAATGTTGAACATAATCTTGATTCTGTTGGAGAGTATTTTATGCATGCAAATGCCCAAATCATTAGTTCTAAATCCCAGGACTTGGCTTCTGAGCATGGAGTAAAAGACTTGGATGATAATGCTGTTCTCCATGAGTCCAAGACTAGTAATATTTCTTGTGATATTGTCAAGTCAACATCGTCTGAAGCTCACCAAAGAGCACAAGATGCATTAAATGAGCATTTTGCTTCATTGCCTGTTGAACAAAACACAGATAACTCCAACTGCGATGATCTTTGTCATGTGACAGCCTCTGATATCAATGTGAAACCTATTATGCATGGGTGCATGAATAATGCACTTCGCATGTCAAGAGAGATTGCATCAAGCTCTT
- the LOC110645185 gene encoding uncharacterized protein LOC110645185 isoform X3 yields the protein MREGLPSRVQLLAKTDESESSPCQATVKMEVGSTEEKGFKSTDGNSPKLIGSTAEEDVLVSVSKEETEMNQIDGSSYGECGTGRDTGEDIVVECSNNLWKRSRIDDEGESEDDSVKKQRVKDDAVDGELQVVGRVLRSGSTVKSDGGQKDEGGQSNDGFVGKKTRRGAFEEKRAKVQKEESGYFDGRDSYQSGSMKGKKLVRKRGRPPKSLKCEFQEKWSDVIKEDIEQSAGRKGVKRLKIQRGRPPKALENYESEKKWGDVEKEGIGLSASQASCQRKRRGRPPKAQGSDLSEKKRVELEEEEVNQSAGDESEMRKNLKHKFGRPPKARDKDGCEKKWGEVEKEGIGLSANHQTKNEDIEKFKSRRGRPPKAQGSDLSKKKGVEVEEEECDQSAGEMIEQPNNEVRENSKLKRGGQSKAQKSDGSVIKMVEVANEESEQPACKEGDESYGKVRKKLELNRGRPSKVNKSKKVHALRKNKLVKHNAHVMNHNVGNNSSLSGKGFGKEYNMKLLPDKKINCSNDENEGGKTKHKAGEMGHRRLQRQAVRDKIVELLLGAGWEIQYRPRNGTEYKDAVYVNPEGRTHWSVTLAYRVLKKHYEDGEGNSNTCKSDFKFTPIPDEELSILTKVINKERSDKNKKKKKWNQEKVEGEKTTEVVTKRKKWKLHKRKLGALAGVSSKKLKGRTKLKSTHRRQNDSACTPDQGAAVSVRDPKRLETHGRKRCALKARNSQEGTKSESDGYVLYNGKRTVLAWMIDLGTVLLYEKVQYLKRRKTGAVLRGRITTDGIQCDCCSKTFTIAEFEAHAGGKSCQPFKNIYLETGSSLFQCQLDSWLKQDESSLKGFHFVDIDGEDPNDDTCGICGDGGNLICCDGCPSTFHQSCLEIKKFPSGLWHCIFCLCKFCGMASRNTYQRDDNNASPSLALLTCCLCEDKYHQPCAHAKDAISDDPDSLEFCGKKCKELYNRLQVLFGVKQELDEGFSWTFLRRFDIGPDVSLSGMPQKVECNSKLAVALHVMDECFLPMVDHRSGVNLIRNIVYNFGSNFNRLNYSGFFTAILEREDEIIAAASIRIHGNYLAEMPFIGTRYMYRRQGMCRRLLCAIEMALYSLNVEKLVIPAVSELRETWTSVFGFKPLEGVSKKILRNMNMLVFPGVDMLQKPLQGFDLKGSTETGMPHSCNMINELAAVEPVSLLTDGCLNDTSEAAIQSANTTKCHELGVNSDNLDGRIESIVEPHDSSNDIDEQCGNEIVNNSDERYSAGFHLKGSSETSLPHANSIIGESAVVESGSLLPDGCFNDTSEVGIQSANTTKCHESGLTSDNLDGGNKSIVEPHDSSHDIDEQCGNEMINNSEGRYSTGFDLKGSSYTSKITGEPAAASLFLDGCLNNTSDISIQGVNNTKCCVQSTLTSDILEGGNANIVNPLDSLCNAGKKTEDEMINNCDGSDSGGFDLAGSSVSYVACSGNVIGEPAAAESGRLAATLSEPSNLTIQDRNKIKCHDQSVTISNNLDGRNENIVSPPDSVCDAYEQVAKITVQQNSLPASIILPIDNALQELHVQLNVHNASKMESKLPVVSHIGSEAANCLQEFPCASSGSTEIVCCEVKIEVSNVEHNLDSVGEYFMHANAQIISSKSQDLASEHGVKDLDDNAVLHESKTSNISCDIVKSTSSEAHQRAQDALNEHFASLPVEQNTDNSNCDDLCHVTASDINVKPIMHGCMNNALRMSREIASSSCGDGFYELKDVSATTQSDALSLDGGLISDKAYVNTKLLKPPSSDSESMCSSSSASGVAFHCASGGGNSCDTSEVIILSNQAS from the exons ATGAGAGAGGGCTTGCCATCCAGAGTTCAATTGTTGGCGAAAACCGACGAAAGTGAGTCGTCGCCGTGCCAAGCAACGGTTAAAATGGAAGTAGGCAGTACTGAAGAAAAGGGCTTCAAATCGACTGATGGGAACTCCCCAAAATTGATTGGTTCTACGGCTGAAGAAGACGTATTAGTTTCTGTCTCAAAAGAAGAAACAGAGATGAATCAGATTGATGGGTCAAGTTATGGGGAATGTGGTACTGGGAGAGATACTGGTGAAGATATCGTTGTTGAGTGTTCCAATAATTTGTGGAAAAGAAGTAGAATAGATGATGAGGGAGAGAGTGAAGATGATAGTGTCAAAAAACAGAGGGTGAAGGATGATGCAGTGGATGGTGAATTGCAGGTTGTTGGTAGGGTGCTGCGGTCAGGGTCTACAGTGAAATCTGATGGTGGGCAAAAAGATGAAGGGGGACAAAGTAATGATGGTTTTGTTGGGAAAAAGACCAGGAGAGGTGCTTTTGAGGAGAAGAGGGCCAAGGTGCAAAAAGAAGAGAGTGGTTATTTTGATGGCAGGGACAGTTATCAGTCAGGTAGTATGAAGGGGAAAAAATTAGTACGCAAGCGAGGGAGGCCTCCCAAGTCTTTGAAGTGTGAGTTTCAGGAAAAATGGAGTGATGTGATAAAGGAAGATATTGAACAATCTGCTGGTCGAAAGGGTGTGAAAAGATTAAAGATTCAGCGTGGACGGCCTCCCAAGGCACTGGAGAATTATGAGTCTGAGAAAAAGTGGGGTGACGTGGAAAAGGAAGGGATTGGTTTATCTGCTAGTCAAGCTAGCTGTCAAAGGAAAAGGCGTGGGAGACCACCCAAGGCTCAGGGAAGTGATCTGTCTGAGAAGAAAAGGGTTGAGTTGGAAGAGGAAGAGGTTAATCAATCTGCTGGTGACGAGAGTGAAATGAGGAAAAACTTAAAGCATAAGTTTGGGAGGCCTCCCAAGGCTCGGGATAAAGATGGGTGTGAGAAAAAGTGGGGTGAGGTGGAAAAGGAAGGGATTGGTTTATCTGCTAATCATCAGACAAAGAATGAAGACATTGAAAAATTTAAGTCTAGGCGTGGGAGACCGCCCAAGGCTCAAGGGAGTGATCTTTCTAAGAAGAAAGGGGTTGAGGTGGAAGAGGAGGAGTGTGATCAATCTGCCGGTGAAATGATTGAACAGCCAAATAATGAAGTGAGGGAAAACTCAAAGCTTAAGCGTGGGGGACAGTCAAAGGCACAGAAGAGTGATGGATCTGTAATAAAGATGGTTGAAGTGGCAAATGAAGAGTCTGAACAACCTGCTTGTAAAGAGGGTGATGAATCTTATGGTAAAGTGAGGAAGAAGCTGGAGCTTAATCGTGGGAGGCCCTCCAAGGTGAACAAGAGTAAAAAGGTGCATGCGCTGAGGAAAAACAAGTTGGTAAAACATAATGCACATGTTATGAATCACAATGTTGGGAATAATAGTTCATTGTCAGGAAAGGGATTTGGGAAGGAATACAACATGAAATTACTGCCAGATAAGAAGATTAACTGCAGCAATGATGAGAATGAAGGAGGGAAAACTAAACACAAGGCAGGGGAAATGGGACACAGGAGATTACAAAGACAGGCAGTGAGAGATAAAATTGTGGAATTGCTTTTGGGTGCTGGTTGGGAAATTCAATATAGGCCAAGGAATGGTACAGAATACAAGGATGCAGTGTATGTTAATCCTGAAGGAAGGACTCACTGGTCAGTCACCTTGGCATATCGTGTGCTTAAGAAGCATTATGAAGATGGTGAAGGCAATTCAAATACTTGTAAATCTGATTTCAAATTTACGCCAATACCTGATGAGGAACTTAGCATTTTAACTAAAGTAATTAACAAGGAACGGTcagacaaaaataaaaagaaaaagaaatggaaCCAAGAGAAGGTTGAGGGTGAGAAAACAACTGAAGTAGTCACTAAAAGGAAAAAGTGGAAACTGCACAAAAGAAAACTGGGTGCTTTGGCTGGTGTCAGCTCTAAGAAGTTGAAGGGGAGAACAAAACTGAAATCCACGCATCGCAGACAGAACGATTCAGCCTGTACACCAGACCAGGGAGCAGCAGTGTCTGTCAGGGATCCTAAGCGACTTGAAACACACGGCAGAAAGCGATGTGCTCTGAAGGCTCGAAATTCTCAAGAGGGCACAAAATCTGAAAGTGATGGATATGTGCTGTATAATGGGAAGCGAACTGTGCTTGCCTGGATGATTGATCTGGGCACTGTGCTACTATATGAGAAGGTGCAGTACTTGAAACGCAGGAAAACAGGAGCTGTGTTGAGGGGTAGGATTACAACAGATGGCATTCAGTGTGACTGCTGTAGTAAAACttttacaattgcagaatttgagGCTCATGCAGGTGGCAAATCATGTCAGCCattcaaaaatatatatttagAGACTGGGTCTTCACTCTTTCAGTGCCAGCTAGATTCATGGCTTAAACAAGATGAGTCTTCGCTTAAAGGTTTCCATTTTGTTGATATTGATGGTGAAGATCCTAATGATGATACGTGTGGGATTTGTGGAGATGGTGGGAACCTTATTTGTTGTGATGGTTGTCCATCAACATTCCACCAAAGTTGCCTAGAGATAAAA AAGTTCCCTTCAGGGCTTTGGCACTGCATATTTTGTTTGTGCAAATTTTGTGGGATGGCCAGCAGGAATACATACCAGAGAGATGATAATAATGCTTCTCCATCACTTGCATTGCTTACATGTTGTTTATGTGAGGATAAAT ACCACCAACCCTGTGCCCATGCTAAGGATGCTATAAGTGATGATCCTGATAGTTTGGAATTTTGTGGAAAGAAATGCAAAGAG TTATACAATAGACTGCAGGTGCTTTTTGGGGTAAAACAAGAACTGGATGAAGGATTTTCATGGACTTTCCTTCGTCGATTTGACATTGGCCCTGATGTTTCTCTCAGTGGAATGCCTCAGAAAGTTGAATGCAATTCAAAGTTGGCTGTTGCATTGCATGTAATGGATGAGTGCTTTTTGCCCATGGTTGACCATAGAAGTGGGGTCAATCTGATTCGCAATATTGTCTATAATTTTGG GTCCAATTTTAACCGATTGAACTATAGTGGTTTCTTTACTGCAATCCTAGAGAGGGAGGATGAAATAATTGCTGCCGCATCAATTAG GATTCATGGGAATTATTTAGCAGAGATGCCATTCATTGGGACCCGCTACATGTATAGGCGTCAAGGAATGTGCCGCCGGCTTCTATGTGCAATTGAAATG GCCCTGTACTCtttaaatgttgagaaattggtCATACCTGCTGTCTCTGAGCTAAGGGAAACATGGACTTCAGTCTTTGGTTTCAAGCCCCTTGAAGGGGTAAGCAAGAAAATTCTAAGGAATATGAATATGTTGGTGTTCCCTGGTGTTGATATGTTACAGAAACCATTGCAAG GATTTGATTTGAAAGGTTCTACTGAGACTGGTATGCCTCATTCATGCAACATGATAAATGAACTTGCTGCTGTTGAACCTGTTTCACTTCTTACTGATGGCTGCTTGAATGATACATCTGAAGCTGCAATCCAGAGTGCTAATACTACAAAATGCCATGAGTTAGGTGTGAATTCTGATAATCTGGATGGAAGAATTGAAAGTATTGTGGAACCCCATGATTCTTCCAATGATATTGATGAACAATGTGGAAATGAGATAGTAAACAATTCTGATGAGAGATATTCAGCTGGATTTCATTTGAAAGGTTCTAGTGAGACTAGTTTACCTCATGCCAATAGCATAATTGGTGAATCTGCTGTTGTTGAATCTGGTTCACTTCTTCCTGATGGTTGCTTCAATGATACATCTGAAGTTGGAATCCAGAGTGCTAACACTACAAAATGCCATGAGTCAGGTTTGACTTCTGATAATCTAGATGGTGGAAATAAAAGTATTGTGGAACCCCATGATTCTTCACATGATATTGATGAACAATGTGGAAATGAGATGATAAACAATTCTGAGGGGAGATATTCAACTGGATTTGATTTGAAAGGTTCTAGTTATACCAGCAAAATAACTGGTGAACCTGCCGCAGCTTCCCTATTTCTTGATGGCTGCTTGAATAATACATCTGACATCTCAATTCAGGGTGTGAATAATACAAAATGCTGTGTTCAGTCAACATTGACTTCAGATATTCTGGAGGGGGGAAATGCAAATATTGTGAACCCTCTTGATTCTCTGTGCAATGCTGGTAAAAAAACTGAAGATGAGATGATAAATAATTGTGATGGGAGTGATTCAGGTGGATTTGATTTGGCAGGTTCCAGTGTGTCTTATGTAGCTTGTTCTGGTAATGTAATTGGTGAACCTGCCGCAGCTGAATCTGGTCGACTTGCTGCTACCTTGAGTGAGCCATCTAACCTCACAATTCAGGACaggaataaaataaaatgccatGATCAATCTGTTACGATTTCTAATAATCTGGACGGGAGAAATGAAAATATTGTGAGCCCTCCTGATTCTGTATGTGATGCTTATGAACAAGTGGCAAAGATTACTGTACAACAGAATTCTTTGCCTGCTTCCATCATTCTGCCCATTGACAATGCATTACAAGAATTGCATGTGCAGTTGAACGTGCATAATGCATCAAAGATGGAAAGTAAATTGCCTGTGGTATCTCATATTGGATCTGAAGCTGCTAATTGCTTACAAGAGTTTCCATGTGCTTCAAGTGGTAGTACTGAAATTGTTTGTTGTGAAGTGAAAATAGAGGTTAGCAATGTTGAACATAATCTTGATTCTGTTGGAGAGTATTTTATGCATGCAAATGCCCAAATCATTAGTTCTAAATCCCAGGACTTGGCTTCTGAGCATGGAGTAAAAGACTTGGATGATAATGCTGTTCTCCATGAGTCCAAGACTAGTAATATTTCTTGTGATATTGTCAAGTCAACATCGTCTGAAGCTCACCAAAGAGCACAAGATGCATTAAATGAGCATTTTGCTTCATTGCCTGTTGAACAAAACACAGATAACTCCAACTGCGATGATCTTTGTCATGTGACAGCCTCTGATATCAATGTGAAACCTATTATGCATGGGTGCATGAATAATGCACTTCGCATGTCAAGAGAGATTGCATCAAGCTCTT